The following coding sequences are from one Nicotiana tabacum cultivar K326 chromosome 1, ASM71507v2, whole genome shotgun sequence window:
- the LOC107790452 gene encoding uncharacterized protein LOC107790452 has translation MAMEEGSPVPFSMSPVDYLNAVCPSRPTDTDRLKILRTRLSQLPLEERIRTWLLEGPPIHRFDALKHLALDDPVDEILRVLQRYAQLVQGLWVPKSSLIYGKNDGLEVLARNFILFEFSKSTIIKQKVFARRLDFLKAAKPTLKSLAVERPDLNDWKLKEHPDKKLEVLFGDVVKEQQATWECMGKQINSILSGGRNRKGQHSCI, from the exons ATGGCCATGGAGGAAGGCTCTCCAGTACCATTTTCAATGAGCCC GGTTGATTATCTGAACGCTGTATGTCCTAGCAGACCAACTGACACTGACAGATTAAAAATCCTTCGAACAAG GTTGTCTCAATTACCTCTTGAAGAACGCATTAGAACTTGGCTTCTTGAG GGGCCTCCAATTCATCGTTTTGATGCTCTAAAGCACCTGGCGCTGGATGATCCTGttgatgaaattttgagagtcctccaaAGATACGCACAATTAGTTCAAGGATTATGGGTTCCAAAAAGTTCATTAATCTATGGAAAGAATGATGGACTTGAAGTTTTAGCAAGGAATTTTATTCTCTTTGAGTTTAGCAAGAGTACCATTATTAAGCAGAAAGTTTTTGCCAGGAGGTTGGATTTCCTTAAAGCTGCAAAACCAACATTAAAATCATTAGCTGTTGAGAGGCCTGACCTGAATGATTGGAAGCTCAAAGAGCATCCTGACAAGAAACTTGAAGTTCTTTTTGGTGATGTTGTGAAAGAGCAGCAAGCTACCTGGGAATGCATGGGGAAACAGATCAATAGTATTTTGTCTGGAGGAAGAAACAGGAAAGGCCAACATTCCTGCATCTAA
- the LOC107786753 gene encoding sodium/hydrogen exchanger 4-like isoform X1: protein MALFDYVMDIGNSSHEQVVPMTVFVAILCLCLVIGHLLEENRWVNESITAIIIGCISGTIILFISKGKNSHILRFNEEVFFIYLLPPIIFNAGFQVKKKQFFHNFLTIMSFGVIGVFISSSIITAGSWWLFPKLNFDGLSVRDYLGIGAIFSSTDTVCTLQVLHQDETPLLYSLVFGEGVVNDATSVVLFNAVQKLDVDRFNGWSAVHIFLDFLYLFSTSTALGVAAGLLTSYILKGLYFGRHSSVREIALMLLMAYLSYMLAELCSLSGILTVFFSGILMSHYAWHNVTDSSRITTRHAFEAMSFIAETFIFLYVGMDALDIEKWKMSKQSVWTSMGIYGTVLMLIAVGRAAFVFPLSALSNFMNRNATRAPSITFKHQIVIWWAGLMRGAVSIALAFKQFTYSGVTVDPVHAVMVTTTVIVVLFSTLVFGFLTKPLINYLLPHHDHTRSSIDREPTISKDRLPLLSFEESASTNLLRAKDSLSMLFERPVYTIHSYWRRFDDTYMRPIFGGARRNESSGSG, encoded by the exons ATGGCACTGTTTGATTATGTGATGGATATTGGGAATAGCAGCCATGAGCAAGTTGTTCCAATGACAGTTTTTGTGGCGATTTTGTGTCTATGTTTAGTGATTGGTCATTTACTTGAAGAAAATCGTTGGGTTAATGAGTCCATCACCGCCATTATCATT GGTTGCATATCAGGGACAATAATACTTTTCATAAGCAAAGGAAAAAATTCTCACATACTTAGATTTAATGAAGAGGTGTTCTTCATTTATCTACTtccaccaataatatttaatGCAGG ATTCCAGGTGAAGAAGAAGCAGTTTTTCCACAACTTCTTAACTATTATGTCGTTCGGAGTCATTGGGGTTTTCATATCATCAAGTATTATCACAGCTG GTAGCTGGTGGCTGTTTCCCAAGTTAAATTTCGACGGATTGAGTGTTCGCGACTACCTTG GTATTGGAGCAATATTTTCGTCGACGGATACTGTTTGTACGTTGCAG GTTCTTCATCAAGACGAGACTCCGTTACTATACAGCCTTGTCTTTGGGGAAGGAGTAGTAAATGATGCTACATCAGTTGTTCTCTTTAATGCAGTGCAAAAGCTTGATGTTGATAGATTCAACGGCTGGTCGGCTGTCCATATCTTTCTAGATTTTCTGTACCTCTTCTCCACAAGCACTGCTCTTGGAGTTGCT GCTGGACTTCTAACATCGTACATTCTGAAGGGCTTATACTTTGGGAG GCATTCTTCCGTTCGTGAAATAGCTCTCATGCTTCTGATGGCATATTTGTCCTACATGTTGGCTGAG CTTTGCAGCCTCAGTGGAATTTTGACCGTCTTCTTTTCCGGAATTTTGATGTCTCACTATGCATGGCATAATGTGACTGATAGTTCAAGAATCACTACGAG GCATGCATTTGAAGCTATGTCTTTCATCGCCGAAACGTTCATATTTTTATACGTGGGGATGGACGCACTGGACATTGAGAAGTggaaaatgagcaaacagag TGTTTGGACTTCAATGGGAATATATGGCACCGTGCTCATGTTGATAGCTGTCGGGCGTGCTGCTTTTGTGTTCCCTCTCTCTGCTCTTTCCAATTTCATGAACCGAAATGCTACAAGAGCGCCCTCAATAACGTTCAAACATCAG ATAGTAATTTGGTGGGCTGGTCTTATGAGAGGCGCTGTCTCTATTGCCTTGGCATTCAAGCAG TTCACTTATTCTGGTGTTACAGTTGATCCAGTGCATGCCGTAATGGTTACCACTACAGTAATCGTTGTGCTCTTCAGTACACTT GTTTTTGGCTTCTTGACAAAGCCACTGATTAACTATCTACTTCCACATCATGACCATACAAGGAGTAGCATAGATAGAGAACCTACTATCTCAAAAGATAGGCTCCCTTTACTTTCATTTGAAGAATCTGCCTCAACTAACCTTCTACGCGCGAAAGATAGTTTGTCGATGCTGTTTGAGAGACCTGTATATACGATTCATTCCTATTGGAGGAGGTTCGATGACACTTACATGAGGCCAATATTTGGTGGGGCGCGTAGAAATGAGTCCTCGGGGTCGGGATAG
- the LOC107786753 gene encoding sodium/hydrogen exchanger 4-like isoform X2, producing the protein MALFDYVMDIGNSSHEQVVPMTVFVAILCLCLVIGHLLEENRWVNESITAIIIGCISGTIILFISKGKNSHILRFNEEVFFIYLLPPIIFNAGFQVKKKQFFHNFLTIMSFGVIGVFISSSIITAGSWWLFPKLNFDGLSVRDYLGIGAIFSSTDTVCTLQAGLLTSYILKGLYFGRHSSVREIALMLLMAYLSYMLAELCSLSGILTVFFSGILMSHYAWHNVTDSSRITTRHAFEAMSFIAETFIFLYVGMDALDIEKWKMSKQSVWTSMGIYGTVLMLIAVGRAAFVFPLSALSNFMNRNATRAPSITFKHQIVIWWAGLMRGAVSIALAFKQFTYSGVTVDPVHAVMVTTTVIVVLFSTLVFGFLTKPLINYLLPHHDHTRSSIDREPTISKDRLPLLSFEESASTNLLRAKDSLSMLFERPVYTIHSYWRRFDDTYMRPIFGGARRNESSGSG; encoded by the exons ATGGCACTGTTTGATTATGTGATGGATATTGGGAATAGCAGCCATGAGCAAGTTGTTCCAATGACAGTTTTTGTGGCGATTTTGTGTCTATGTTTAGTGATTGGTCATTTACTTGAAGAAAATCGTTGGGTTAATGAGTCCATCACCGCCATTATCATT GGTTGCATATCAGGGACAATAATACTTTTCATAAGCAAAGGAAAAAATTCTCACATACTTAGATTTAATGAAGAGGTGTTCTTCATTTATCTACTtccaccaataatatttaatGCAGG ATTCCAGGTGAAGAAGAAGCAGTTTTTCCACAACTTCTTAACTATTATGTCGTTCGGAGTCATTGGGGTTTTCATATCATCAAGTATTATCACAGCTG GTAGCTGGTGGCTGTTTCCCAAGTTAAATTTCGACGGATTGAGTGTTCGCGACTACCTTG GTATTGGAGCAATATTTTCGTCGACGGATACTGTTTGTACGTTGCAG GCTGGACTTCTAACATCGTACATTCTGAAGGGCTTATACTTTGGGAG GCATTCTTCCGTTCGTGAAATAGCTCTCATGCTTCTGATGGCATATTTGTCCTACATGTTGGCTGAG CTTTGCAGCCTCAGTGGAATTTTGACCGTCTTCTTTTCCGGAATTTTGATGTCTCACTATGCATGGCATAATGTGACTGATAGTTCAAGAATCACTACGAG GCATGCATTTGAAGCTATGTCTTTCATCGCCGAAACGTTCATATTTTTATACGTGGGGATGGACGCACTGGACATTGAGAAGTggaaaatgagcaaacagag TGTTTGGACTTCAATGGGAATATATGGCACCGTGCTCATGTTGATAGCTGTCGGGCGTGCTGCTTTTGTGTTCCCTCTCTCTGCTCTTTCCAATTTCATGAACCGAAATGCTACAAGAGCGCCCTCAATAACGTTCAAACATCAG ATAGTAATTTGGTGGGCTGGTCTTATGAGAGGCGCTGTCTCTATTGCCTTGGCATTCAAGCAG TTCACTTATTCTGGTGTTACAGTTGATCCAGTGCATGCCGTAATGGTTACCACTACAGTAATCGTTGTGCTCTTCAGTACACTT GTTTTTGGCTTCTTGACAAAGCCACTGATTAACTATCTACTTCCACATCATGACCATACAAGGAGTAGCATAGATAGAGAACCTACTATCTCAAAAGATAGGCTCCCTTTACTTTCATTTGAAGAATCTGCCTCAACTAACCTTCTACGCGCGAAAGATAGTTTGTCGATGCTGTTTGAGAGACCTGTATATACGATTCATTCCTATTGGAGGAGGTTCGATGACACTTACATGAGGCCAATATTTGGTGGGGCGCGTAGAAATGAGTCCTCGGGGTCGGGATAG